A genomic segment from Dendropsophus ebraccatus isolate aDenEbr1 chromosome 7, aDenEbr1.pat, whole genome shotgun sequence encodes:
- the TIFA gene encoding TRAF-interacting protein with FHA domain-containing protein A has product MASADVDTEQTLTCLHMKMYHPQQQDPRIFSALELCKRQEIRAEDVVMFGRDVTCCTFKLLHNKVSRMQFALQFFKQMNSTAMGFEIKNLSKKTKLYVDGLELTYLNKVDLPSKCMIRFGEFQMLLENEAGESEDKFAIYCEVSRFPVVQEISDPVMVAIPENGPLYQSNHHQPLSLPPTPPPVEVDENDV; this is encoded by the coding sequence ATGGCCTCCGCCGATGTGGACACAGAACAGACACTCACCTGTTTGCACATGAAGATGTACCACCCTCAGCAGCAGGACCCCAGAATCTTTAGTGCCCTCGAGTTGTGCAAAAGGCAAGAGATCCGAGCGGAGGACGTGGTGATGTTTGGGCGGGACGTTACTTGCTGTACGTTCAAATTGCTCCATAACAAAGTCTCCCGGATGCAGTTCGCTTTGCAGTTCTTCAAGCAGATGAACAGTACCGCCATGGGCTTCGAGATAAAAAACCTCAGCAAGAAGACGAAACTGTACGTCGATGGCTTGGAACTGACCTACCTCAATAAGGTTGACCTTCCGTCCAAGTGCATGATTCGTTTTGGGGAATTTCAGATGTTGTTGGAGAATGAAGCCGGGGAGTCGGAGGACAAATTTGCAATCTACTGTGAAGTGTCGCGTTTTCCTGTAGTACAGGAAATATCCGATCCGGTGATGGTGGCCATTCCTGAAAATGGTCCCTTATATCAGTCCAATCATCATCAGCCGTTATCTCTGCCGCCGACACCTCCCCCGGTGGAAGTTGATGAAAACGACGTATGA